The Dioscorea cayenensis subsp. rotundata cultivar TDr96_F1 chromosome 16, TDr96_F1_v2_PseudoChromosome.rev07_lg8_w22 25.fasta, whole genome shotgun sequence sequence aatttccaaaattttttctCAACTTAAATTTCTGCCGAAATTCACTGTGAGTCcctgaaaataaatttattataaaaagatcCCTGAAAAGTCTCCAATGGTCCCTAAATCATGAAATAGTATTTTCAAAAGGTCCCTGAAAAcatacctttcagtccttggtttccggAAATAGTTCAGATCAAACCTTTTTCttacttgtgaacccaaaatcttctataaactttcagacttaggtccttgttctttccacttgtgTTTCTCAACAAAACTGTTCTGCAAGAAAATCTTATTGCAACTATGATAATACCCTGAATAAAATTTCTTACAGGtttccaaaggttcagggtattacacgcCACGTCATTAGTAACCTTCCACGTGGAAACTTCAACAATGTTGAAACTTTTTATGCTTTCCCTAAACAATGTTGAAACTTGAACAACATAATCAAGAGCACACTACATCTTTAATCCACACAAGTTTTCAAGATAAATCAATGAACAAGAACTTCAAACCAATCAATAGAATGACACAATTTAGAAAGGACTCAGAGAAGGAAAGTGAAGGACAATGGGCAGAAGCATACATGATCATTTGAGAATCTCTCTAAAAGAGAAGACATTGATCCAGAGCTACAACAAGAAATGCCTATTTATTCATGCTCAATGAAATTTTATTCCAGTTGTGTTAGTGCAATCACattataattggcatgatttgacacatagtcaaggtgacgtggcataattgatgagATGGCAAGGCATGATGACATGGAAAGGAGTCTtgacttggaggcaaatatcttgaagatcttggtggagttatttggcaatgtattacaacttgaagacaagatcatatcaagatcatatttaggtgatttgattgaggACTAACTATGGgttggagcttaattgaagaaatacctactaatggtatgattgaagaactattgatggtatgatttgaagaaaccttaatgATAATGATTGAGaactattaagggcaagatttaaagacatgcctattgttggcatgattgagatgattgattgaggatctttcttgggaagatttaaagaccaaatttggatgaattgaagaccaagtttggcaagtttcatggaagacgcacaaggacgtgcgccccttgcgaggggactgcgtgatgaggaactgaggaggtaggctagttgtcgGCAGTCGGGATCatgagatttggctgcatcgaatcggactaagcatgacagggaggttgatgggtcttgaggtcatccagaacgtaaccagaactcaatcaagtcagcagtcagggccatgttgtaATTCATGTTATAAcaagagttgcaacagctaatttcggaagatttttaaataagtagccacggagattctaaaagaggtatatgCTATATTTAGgatgttgaggcgtctatataagctactttGCTCGTAGATTATAAGTgagtgagcactagacaatctagagagggtagtgatccttattgttgagagagtgagtaaCAAGTGTTTGTACCCatttattttcacctcttttagtggattgtttatctctagGCTTGGCCCCCAGGACGTAGGTGAGtagacgccgaactgggttaccaatcttgtgtgtctcctttcttgtttggtttgtgtgagtttgcttgagtgtttgagtgtttctctaaaaccacaaaccacatcggcggaactaacaagtTGCATAAGTATCTTTCGTATGTAATTTATATAAGTTCTAGTTATCTAATTGGTACATCTATTTGTAATTCCAGTCAAGGAATTTGGTGTTGAAGAGCTAGAACAAGAgatttcattcttgtttttttcaaaaatcttagaaaaaaaaattttacttataTGTGTTTCTTTGAAGTTCAATTTTAGCtctattcttgatttttttacttatctttCAAGGACCTTAATAACTCTTTTTATAGAGCTTCTCATGAACAGAGTTGATTGAGTCTCGTGTTAAGAAGAGGGGACCTTCAGGTATTATCTTTTTAGGCAAGGAAGtgaatattaaaatttcaaatctataagatatatatagttttttttatagggAAGGAAGTGAATATTAATGACAAAGTGATTAGAAAATCAAACCCGAACTGATGATTTTAGATGATGTATTGTTGTCAAGCATGTTTTGCCTTAGATTTCCATTTGCACTTTCTTCCTTAACATATTTATCCTCTACATCCTCATTTGCAATAATCGCATAAAACTTCGTGATTGCTCCACAAAGAGAAAACTAGTCAGCAAATTGAATTAAATAActtgattaatataaaaaataaaaagagcatGCTATACATGACTTGTGATTCAAGATCTTAAGGAAGATAACAAAACAAGTATTGAACACAATTGTAAAACCTAAGATAGCTCAAGAATGCCTAATTTACTAGAATTAATAATTCTCTTGCACTCAAGAATTCCTGGAGATTTTTTTGTTGAGGAATCTACCAAACTTCTTTGAACGGCTCTAATTTAACCAAAGTATTTTCTTTAATGGAAtgttagtaattttttaaaaatcatatgcTTTTCTAaggttttcaaaattaataagtgttatttgataatattagtatgggaaattttatttaatgttgaTGTAACATGATTAGAGAAAAGAAATCCATGAAGTGCCTAATGATATTTATATGagataaatatagataaatcacaaatacTCAACCATTATGTTAGAAGAGAGTAGAACTCTCAACCTTCActtaagagaaaataaattatcactTGTAGGAGTGGTGATACacatcaaatataaatacaCGTGTATGTGTGTATAAAAAGACTAAAGTAACTATTGTGTGTCTTTGTGGTAGGGTGCTGCATTTGGGATGAAGTTTTTCCCAATCCTCttcccttttctttccttttcttctagGCTTTATATACTATGTTTCTTCATCTAATGAAGCCTTATAGCTTAAAAAAATTCCACTTTCCCAATTATCTTTGATCTGGATGCATgcttttttattcatgtttatgCAATTGtgatttttcccttaaattttctttcttttctaggCTTTTATGCTATTCAAATTCATGTCATTGTGTTTCTTTTgacatgttattgtttttagATTCTCTCATGGTAGTTGTTATTCTAAAACCACCTGCTAAACATCTTCATAAGGATGATGATAGTGACAATGATGACATGGTTATCTAAATTATACCAATATTATGGAGTAATATTGGTATCATTGAACTTTGTTATGCACTAGGGAATAAAGTTTCATTGTTTACATGTGATTGATATTAAACTTCTCGGGAAGGTATTGGTTATAAAAAGGATCATTATGGGATTGTTAATGTCAACATGGCACGATAACTTATGTTTACTATATTAAAGGATTGACATGGACTACTATTATTgagataaaattaagaaatctttatgaaatgccaaaaaatgaagaaactTTATCAAGAAGAATATGTTGTTCATGACTTCCATGGATCACAACCCCTAGATGATTTTGAAGATATAGATCGAAACAAGCAAGAAGTTGAAGTTATGATAGTGGTATAATTGAAGATTTTCATATTAAtcgttattattttttaacattctTCATTTTGGTGAGTCTCATTacctattttatatttattactttgattttgatcGTGTTATATTAGCATTAATTAGTATAGTTTCTTAATTGTCATTTATGttattctcttttattctttagtttcatgtttgtattaatcattaatatttgtttttttttattagaggaTAGACAACATTGTTTTCAATTACAAggattatattaaaaatgacaAGGAAAGAAAGCACAAGTTAGAAATGATGCAAATTCAAAAACACAAACTAATCAAATGCCAAACCAAGTAGATGATCAAGATGTTAAAATTAATCTTGATCATTCATTGCCGTCAGTATTACCATCATCTGTCAGATCATCAAATGAAATATGTTGTTCTTCAGCACCTCCAAGTAAAAGACATAGAAAAGgtaatgaaataatatttttaatttatatattttatgtattgaacactataaatatttttaaattcattgatGGATCAATTGATAAAGTAAACGTGAGAAGAAAAGCTGAAGGTgtcaaatcaagaaaaagaattGAAGTTGAGATATATGATGGCAGGTAAAATTATACTATCCTATAGCAACTCATGTATAAATTGTTGATTCAATGTTTTGTTAGCCTAAATTATTTTCtaggatttttaaaatatcttgtaATGATTTTGTAACTTACTTCTATCATTTGAACATATTAATTTATGGTATTATTTTGCCACGAATGCATAGGATTACAACACCAAAAATCATTAGTGAAATACATGTTGTcttccataaaaaaattatctagcCATGAATATCTTATTGTCAATATCCAAAATCAATGCTAGATACTCTTTTTGCTCAATATTTGGCCATGGGTTTTTCACATGATTAACATgaaaaagaagtgaaaaaaGTATTTGAGGATTCAGTAAAGTGCTAACATTTTGATTAGATGTTGCATATAAGGTAACTAATTTTCAAGAAGCATGAAACCCGAGATGATCGTTAGAAACACCCACCTCCTTTTATTCTTACTTATGTGTGGAAAAAAATGGTAGACAAATGGATGGGAGATAATTGGCAggtttaatatatattgttttgggTTTTTCATTCTATTAAGAGTAAGagaaaaatcttatattattagTATCTATGCAGCATAGAagtgataaaaataaagttaatcgATTACAATCTCAAAACATTCATATTACTGGCTGAGTTTCGATGCCTAAGTATAGGTGTGACATAGTAACTAATATTTGtgtctaaatatttaatattttttttatgaatacatATTTTATGTCTTTTAAATCGagcatttcttttaaattacCTCATGTTAAAGAGACAAGTTCAGACTAGATCCAATTgattgctttaaaaaattccaCACTAAAAAGGATGGAGAAACTTGGGCTATTGAGAAATCCAAAGACTTATGGGTATAAATGcttttttgttatcatttaactCTTActataataatgaatttttataattatttttccaatGTTAGGATCAAATGGATAATATTAGGTTAACTACAACATTTGAGGGTTCAATGGCAAATTAATGGGAAATATATCACGATATTACAGGGAAACCTAACTATGGTCGCATACTTGGATTAGGTACATGTATTCAAGGAAAAAGTATGTATGGTAGTGGTTCCTCTCAAATATGTAGCAAAAAtgcaaagaaattcaaaagaggaaggaaaaagaatagGGGGTGGGAGACCGTTTCAAGTAAATGGAGTCTACTATTGATAATTTACAACAAGTACCCATTATGGTTCAAGCAATGTTAAGAAGTTTGTGATTATCTAATATACAATTAGCTACTCAGGTGtggtaatattatttaatatttttaattatcatgtttatatgatatttagatTATTGTTAGCATAAAGTTTGTCTTTATGTTACTTCAATTTTTGAACTCCCATTCTTTTTCCTTGAATATATTAGGAATGTGATTATTGATAATGATTAACATTAAGTACTATTAAATAACTATTGCATCTCAAATGTTATATTCCCATTGTCTTAATGCCATTTTGATTTATGTCAACTTATTCAGTTTTCctttaatattattatgctTATAATATATCCAAAAACCTATAATTAACTATCTCAtcactaatattatttaatacccGTAGCTAATCTATATATGTGCATCTTTTGCTTGCacatttttcttattaatagtgttgaattgatttctaaattattttcatttaatatttttgggtATTGGGAAGTAATAGTGATCTTAGAGATGTGATAGCTAATTCTCAAGAAAAATATCAGAGATGCCTTCATGAAAATGCTAATGAAAAGGATGACAATGAGAATAGTTTGAAAGaagattcaaaaaaaaaaatgatgatgacaatgaaaatgaagatggtggtgaagatgacgatgatgatgatcgaagatttaaatgttttgaatgttttcaacttttattgaatttcatttttcaaacttGTATCGAGtcattaatgttttataaaagtCTATAATACTTAATTTCGTACAGCTTATTTAGTTTCATGTTTTGAACTTTTATTGTGTCAATGCATGTTTTGTAGAAGTCTataacatttaattttattagttatgaATTAATGTTAACCTACTATTGGGTTCATATGCTAAATTGAGTCAATGTTGTGGTAAATGAGTTCGTTATGTGTAAGCTTgtctttatataatttaaattatattgtaatataGGAGCTTAATCAATGAGATATATGCTACCCAAATTTTCATAAAGTATTTGTGGCGATTTGATTGCAAATAATATTCATTTGTGATGGCCCCCCAATTCATGCCAAAAATATACATTTGCGACCATTGCCCAAAGATCGTAAATAACACTCATTTACGACGATCCAAAGCTAGTCGTACAAAATATTCATTTGTGACGGATAATAGTTGATCTCAAATAATAATCTGTTGGGACGACTTACTCTTTGTAGCAAATAATACCTTTTGCGACAAAGGATATGTCATTGCAAATAACATCAATTGCAACTACTAATTGCCGttgcaaaaaatattttgtcgCCTTAATCTATcacattattaatgtttttgtgactagatatttaattttttgcaatGACATTTTTATGTCATAATAACTATGTTTTGTGACTACTGGTTGTAAAAACTATCTTTTGCAATGGAAGCAGATATGATTACATGCGACAACCATATGGTgtcacaaaaaatattttatgatttcatTTAGCTTTTTGAGATGGTAACTAGTCTTAGCAAAAAgtagtttttcttgtagtgtctaATCTGCTGCACAAATGTTACTTGAAAATAGACATTTTggaggctttttttttaatattacatattatttttttaattaccagAATAGGTATTTTctataataattacatatttattcaAAATGGTAGGCTAACTACCATTTTACTTAAATATAAGTGGAAAACGGTAACCATGTTACCGTTTCCTTGCTTTTGAATGGAAAATGGTAACCATGGTAccgttttcaaatttttttatttttatttttgaattgctTTGCTCATGGACTGGGAGGTTCATCTCTCCATGCATGGTGGCACAACATGGGTGCATGGCAAAACCACAAGTTGTGCAATGGAAGGCATATCCTATCATTGCTTTGCAACATATGTCACATTTTGATCTTAAAAAACCACCTACATGTATATCAATGTGATAATTAAGTTGGTGCGTGCAGTTtgacgtgtatatatatacctggTTTTGTGAAGAAGATGAGCTGGTGGTGTTTCATGTGGAAAAGATGAGCAATGAGAGAAGGAGCAAGAGCACAAAAGTCATGGAGTTTAAAGTCACAAGTTTGGCACCTAAACCTCAACCCTGCACCATACTCCTTGCAACCCATGCAGGTGAAGAGATAAGGCAAGTTCAATGGAACCAGAGGGTGTTGAAGGTGGCTAAAATGGAAGACTTCACCACCTTGGTTTGGCTTTGACATTGTCATGATCTCCATGGATGATGGAGGAGATCTAAATGAAAGAATATTCTTTGATCTCTTTGGTGTCAAACTATTCATGCTTCTGGTCGTTTCTTGTAATACGGTACCATGGTTACCGTTTTTCATGCAAATTCCACTAATATTTAAGTAAAATGGTAGCTAGCTTACCGTTTTACTTAaatatctaattattttaaaaaatacctattttggtaattaaaaaaataatatgtaatattaaaaaaaagcccATTTTGAAAGCTCCAATCTACTATTGacactcaaaaataaaatatagatcaAATTAATAAAGGTTTAAtggttttttccccttttttccccctttttttattatttttttaaaagttaaagtTATTAAGACTACTTTTAGCTAGCCATAGTGTTAgtttaactttaaaataaaCCAAGAAGCTCAGTAACACTTGGCACATCTTTGAGTTCAACCACAGTGATCTTAAAATTGGTGAAACAAGGAATGGGAATGCTTAAATGATTCAACACACTACTATTTATGATATGTTGTGAAGTTATAGACCAGTTAAGATTTCCTTATAGAAAAGGTATTTACATAGCATGTGGCATTTTAAACACCTAACATCCTCTGTGCACCATCAACAAAAGCCATCACCATTTTTCGATTAGTATCTCTGATGCAATATAAATAAGAAACCTATACATGAACTTAgactttaataataatgatagaTAAACAACACATTGATATAAAGcgaaaaaccataaaaatcttTAGAAGgaaatttgagaatttttcaCTCAAAGTGCCATGcttttaaaataatactatTGAACTATAAAGAGAACTACAAGTTTGTTTATAAAAGTTTATGACTTGCAGATTTCCACTAGCATGTATTGCTTATACATAATCAGTTGTTGGAATGAAGCCATGTTGTATGACTACATTTATCTGATATGATAAGCTATACATAATCAATATGCAATGCAAAGTTATAAAAGAAAAGGCTCAAAATCATTCAAGAATAATTCTTAATTCATCAAAAGACATCTCATAAATGACCTCTAATCTATATTTTGGTTCCTTTATCTTTGCATTTATGAGCTCTATAAGCACAGGGCTTTCATCCTTTGTTGGCgtaatatataaaatcaaacaatTGTAACAAAACTAGATGGTGTATGTTCTTTCAAACAGTACATTGCAAATGGGCAACTAGTAATTAATAACCTTCTTTGCAAATAGTCCGGCATAATAATCACTATTCCCAGGATTAATAAGAACCCTCTAATGCAACTTCCCCAACTAAATATCAAACCAGGCATTAGTTGATCTAACATGCTAGTTGCCCATTTTGCAATGAGGTTACTAATTCAACATGCTATCACTTTAGTGTATGATGTTCTAATATGAcacccctatatatatatatatatagatttgagATTCTCTACCTCATATTCTGAAAATTTGTGTTTGAGAtaacaattattattgttattatattattattattattattattattattattattattattattattattattattattatttattattatgttattgttgtcatcgttgttgttgttgttgttatttgaaagggaaaattactgtttacccctcgtgaatttcaaaaatttccaaACAGCCCTCCAATTTTGGcaaaccccggacaacccttccgttattgttcaACTTTCcctttttaccccctaccgttcacttgaaATGCGACCATGTcatgaaattccatttttgcccttgaacaTGGCGGGGAAAAACGGCcactcacatcatgtccaacctttatacatacaattttgcatttttttgttgccttttgttaaacaaagtttagaaggctcatcacatcttcttcttcttctttttcttattctcctcatttggtttgttacATTAGAATTCTGCCGGTTTCTTGATAAGATGAGAATGTCTTCGATTCGAGGGTTATTGTTCACGGCattgacttcttgggaattggtgttagcttAGCTGAGATACGTGAGCGATTGGATCTTGATGTTCCCCATGTCAGgttgaagtttatcacacccgatggatataaaacggtttgtccaatagaaaacgaggttgacttccaaaggatgtgccattgtcgatcttgtcgagacagacgtcagtgccattgtcgaatccctCACCGAAAAACTAgtttttttctcattgtaagattcttctctatttatgtttatttagttgtataagttgattACCGCTTTAACGTCGCTCTGcctctatttaaatacattatttttatattgaacaattgtcttctttgtttaatttatttgtcagtatttaactatttgcatTACCGTTTAACATtgtaatatatcatttaaacattttatgtctctgcttaaaatatttatcttttctgtttaaactgaagtgttggcaggtaaCCAATGGCAAAATTTATGGTATCCcatgcacaagaattaatgacggtattaaattttctaaaatttgatgCTGCATATATCGAAAGACCCCTTTCTCTTTCTCGTTAATGAGAAAAGCTCGGTCCCCCGtgcatttccctttttttctcggatttgaaagcgtcaaccggcttacgaacttcacaccataaatgagaatgaAGATCACTTCCCTTGGACACcccctcctcctcatcctctgcttcttctcggatgagttttCATCTTCATATGTCCAGGATATTCgtttaaaggatgtgtcataATCATCTTTTTCTCAAGAATCAATTACGTAacaagttaaactttcttttccttgttcaaGTCAGAAAGCCCGCCCaattgcctgaatgcggaggatGACGGGACAAGCAATTAAGTGGGCATTTTGACTTGATCAGgacaagaaagttttcacgcatTGCTTGattgcagaggattctccagagagGGTGAACATGACACATActttaaaatgaaattgatatttatcacttgagaattgttctcatcGTTTAAAAACTTTTCCTTAGTATGCAAATATTATTGTCTGTGTTTAACTCATAGGATCTTTGCTTCATTCAGAccacaagttaaactatctattCTTGACTGGGTCGAAATGCCCGCGTAATTGCCTTTAATGCGTAGACTCTCCAGCGGAGGAGGACGGGCGTTTCGACTTggttaagaaaagaaagtttaactatcttttcacttattgcttcattacaaaggattcttcaaaagaaaatgaccatgacacatcaattatatttaaactgttTAACTGCCTTTTTTAACTGTTCGTGTTCTATGTTTGTATAGGTtgaagttgatgcgcatgttatgcaaccgccgtgagcattttaaggtagagatacttgttgaggaaagccgaaatcttaatagatgAACTAGGATTGACTCGCAAGTGTCCGATGTCTGTGAAGACATTgtggatgttgtaaatgttgtaaatattttatttgaaatgaaacaaacgTATCTGAGTGTgaaatttttgatatttaatcggaggccattgtaaatgtttaaatatttttaaatgaaacaaacttatttgagtgtgaacttttgatatttaaacatttttagaaacaaaaaaaggacattgtaaacaaacaaaatcggctttctatttaaacagtgacaacggtgtttaaacaaaaaataaatatctttaaacaatgacaacggtttaaacaaaaaaataaatatgtttaaacgatatacaaattatttaaacagtgaactGATAGTTTAAAGaatttatataattgtttaaacataaaaaggttgacgtttaaacaAAGACCCATGAGGTACCCAAGAGGATTGATGGAATGTCTGTAACACaatgtttttggaaaaaaatatccatcttcAACACGATGTCgcagaaagcattcaatttaaacaatcacatatattttaaaacagttaaatcaaaatatttaaacggtttacatattggtttaaaTGGCATAATGTCGATaacaacattcaatttaaacataGAACAAGCAAAGTcgctcaagtgttctcttcaTGGAGGCTCGTCAGGTGAACACAATGTCAATAacagcattcaatttaaacaatgcATGATTTccgccaaattccatcgtttaggcctcgaaaacccctgatttttgctatttttttagtaataattgatttcgctattccttttggctagaaatctctgatttgtaagccgtttatggcgttagtatttattttgttaactcttttatttcttgccggtatttgaaaatttaccatttttttgtatatttttcgaattatctccgcttttaggattattttcatatctttgatttttctatttaatgtaagccctATGGGCGAGAGTACGATCGCTTTTggtaatagttattctcttgagtaataaaatttactctctttttcCAATTCCccggctatctttgatcaacgaggt is a genomic window containing:
- the LOC120278544 gene encoding uncharacterized protein LOC120278544 translates to MEIMTMSKPNQGGEVFHFSHLQHPLVPLNLPYLFTCMGCKEYGAGLRFRCQTCDFKLHDFCALAPSLIAHLFHMKHHQLIFFTKPGGFLRSKCDICCKAMIGYAFHCTTCDLALNSSQSLSLRFLQIIVVQAWEEVQVYPETQERLGLAS